A section of the Osmia lignaria lignaria isolate PbOS001 chromosome 3, iyOsmLign1, whole genome shotgun sequence genome encodes:
- the Myo61F gene encoding unconventional myosin 61F isoform X1 codes for MKPSEEHAVSDTGGGVKDSGKAPEVPRTDHELRRKMERGLHERDRVGVQDFVLLEDFQNENAFIDNLRKRFHEDLIYTYIGQVLVSVNPYKKLPIYNQETIQYYHRRNFFQAPPHIFALADTAYQSLLKENLDQCILISGESGSGKTEASKKVLEFIAAATGHKKQVEEVNDKLIGSNPVLEAFGNAKTDRNDNSSRFGKYMDIQFNFQGDPIGGNILNYLLEKSRVVHQFSGERNFHIFYQLLAGASEETLRDLYLKRNLDTYYYLSNGTKGTVDTIDDATQYQEVMKAMKTMEMSQHEQNDLFAIVASVLHMGNVGFTEKDGVAQILKPASVEAVASLLGCDLKQLAQAFTHRTIDARGDVVISPLNREFAIYARDALAKAVYDRLFTWLVTRLNKSLQSINDRRRKMVIGILDIYGFEIFQKNSFEQFCINYCNEKLQQLFIQLTLKSEQEEYLREGITWENIQYFNNKVICDLIEEKHKGIISLMDEECLRPGEPTDLSFLEKLNVNLNNHPHYISHMKADLQTQKVMGRDEFRLVHYAGDVTYNVRGFLEKNNDLLYRDLREVMSHTTNSIIKNVFDVKDLTSKKRPDTAITQFKNSLNNLVEILMDKEPSYIRCIKPNDYKMANQFKDKIVLHQVKYLGLMENLRVRRAGFAYRRPYEQFLQRYKSLCPQTWPNYHGPAKEGVQILVCFLGFEQDEYRMGNTKLFIRFPKTLFDTEDAFQMKKHEIAAIIQSKWKCIRTRRRFLNMRKAAIVFQKYIRRWLAKREAEKRKKAVITIRRFIEGFITRNGPPTEINVAFIELAKYQWLIKLSKTLPEGVLNNYWPPSPYACREASEHLRILYKRWKARKYRLALSREDKEQFELKILAESLFKGKKKSYPKSVGPRFQNDRLGAEHKALRQSFINNILPRDETIKYATPVIKYDRHGYKPRERVLILTENAVYILDTLKTFKLKHRLPYKSIEELVVTGESDNLLIMRIPPELKKDKGDLILEVPHTIEALTKAIDITNNPNILKIVNTESVSHKLVSGKEGVIEFRTGTTPAISKNRQSGHLLVVASP; via the exons ATGAAGCCAAG CGAGGAACACGCGGTATCCGACACTGGAGGTGGTGTAAAAGATTCCGGTAAAGCACCGGAAGTCCCCAGGACTGACCACGAGTTACGCAGAAAAATGGAACGTGGTCTTCACGAACGTGATCGCGTCGGAGTCCAGGATTTTGTCCTCCTGGAGGATTTCCAGAACGAGAATGCGTTCATCGACAATCTGCGAAAACGTTTTCACGAGGATCTGATTTAT ACATACATTGGTCAAGTACTGGTATCTGTGAATCCTTACAAGAAATTGCCAATTTACAATCAAGAAACTATCCAGTACTATCATCGTAGAAACTTCTTCCAGGCTCCTCCacacat cttTGCACTCGCAGATACCGCTTATCAGTCCCTGTTGAAAGAAAATCTGGATCAGTGTATTCTCATCTCTG GCGAATCCGGTTCAGGAAAGACCGAAGCTTCGAAGAAGGTCCTGGAATTTATCGCAGCCGCGACCGGCCACAAGAAACAAGTGGAAGAAGTAAATGATAAATTGATCGGTAGCAATCCTGTACTCGAAGCATTCGGAAATGCGAAAACTGATCGCAATGATAATTCGTCCCGTTTCGGCAAGTACATGGATATCCAATTTAATTTCCAG GGAGATCCAATTGGTGGAAATATCTTGAATTATCTACTGGAGAAGTCAAGGGTGGTTCATCAATTTTCTGGTGAACGTAATTTCCACATCTTCTATCAATTATTAGCTGGAGCAAGTGAAGAGACTCTACGAGACTTGTATCTAAAGAGAAATTTGGATACATACTATTACCTGAGCAATGGG ACGAAAGGCACAGTAGATACTATTGATGACGCGACTCAATACCAGGAGGTAATGAAAGCAATGAAGACTATGGAAATGAGTCAGCATGAACAGAATGATTTATTCGCAATAGTCGCCTCCGTATTGCACATGGGAAATGTTGGATTCACCGAGAAAGATGGAGTCGCTCAAATTTTAAAGCCGGCTTCTGTTGAGGCTGTCGCCTCT CTACTGGGCTGCGACTTGAAGCAACTAGCGCAAGCTTTTACACACCGCACCATAGATGCTCGGGGTGACGTAGTCATTTCCCCGTTGAACAGAGAATTCGCAATCTATGCACGCGATGCATTAGCGAAAGCTGTGTATGACAGATTATTCACGTGGCTCGTGACCAGATTGAATAAATCATTGCAATCGATTAACGATCGACGACGCAAGATGGTCATAGGTATTCTGGACATTTATGGTTTCGAAATTTTCCAAAAGAACAG CTTTGAACAATTCTGTATAAATTACTGCAACGAGAAGTTACAACAGTTGTTCATTCAGTTAACGTTGAAATCGGAGCAAGAAGAGTATCTGAGGGAGGGAATAACTtgggaaaatattcaatattttaataacaaagttATTTGCGATTTGATTGAAGAAAAACATAAAG gaATTATATCTTTGATGGATGAGGAATGCCTTCGTCCTGGTGAACCAACTGATTTGAGCTTCCTGGAGAAGTTGAATGTAAATTTGAACAATCATCCCCATTACATAAGTCACATGAAAGCAGACTTACAAACGCAGAAAGTTATGGGACGAGAT GAGTTTAGATTGGTACATTATGCTGGCGACGTAACATACAATGTCCGTGGGTTcttggaaaaaaataatgatttgttaTATAGAGATTTACGTGAAGTAATGTCCCACACAACGAATTCGATCATCAAG AATGTGTTTGATGTAAAAGATTTGACCAGCAAGAAGCGACCAGATACAGCTATTACACAATTTAAAAACAGCTTAAATAATCTTGTGGAAATCCTTATGGACAAGGAACCTTCTTATATTCGTTGTATCAAACCCAACGATTACAAGATGGCCA ATCAATTCAAAGATAAGATTGTGCTGCACCAAGTAAAGTATTTAGGTCTTATGGAGAATCTACGAGTAAGGCGAGCTGGTTTCGCCTATAGAAGACCATACGAGCAGTTTTTGCAACGTTACAAATCCCTGTGTCCACAAACTTGGCCTAATTATCATGGTCCAGCTAAAGAAGGCGTTCAGATACTTGTATGTTTCCTTGGTTTTGAACAGGATGAATACAGGATGGGCAA CACAAAGCTGTTCATTCGATTCCCCAAAACGTTATTCGACACGGAAGACGCCTTTCAAATGAAGAAGCATGAGATAGCTGCTATTATTCAAAGTAAATGGAAATGTATACGGACAAGGCGAAGATTCTTAAACATGAGAAAAGCGGCGATAGTCTTCCAAAAATATATACGTCGATGGCTTGCTAAACGTGAggctgaaaaaagaaaaaaagcagtCATTACAATTAGAAG ATTTATTGAAGGATTTATTACCCGAAATGGACCACCAACTGAGATTAACGTGGCTTTTATCGAGttagcgaaatatcaatggttGATCAAGCTCTCTAAAACACTTCCAGAAGgtgttttgaataattattggCCCCCATCTCCATACGCATGTCGAGAA GCTTCTGAACACTTGCGAATTTTATACAAAAGATGGAAAGCAAGGAAATATAGATTAGCTTTGTCAAGAGAAGACAAGGAACAATTTGAGTTAAAGATTTTAGCTGAATCTCTAtttaaaggaaagaagaaatcaTATCCAAAAAGTGTGGGACCGAGATTCCAAAATGATAGACTCGGTGCTGAACATAAAGCATTAAGACAGAGTTTCATTAACAACATTCTTCCAAGGGATGAAACCATAAag TACGCGACTCCTGTTATTAAATACGATCGACATGGTTATAAACCCCGCGAGAGGGTATTAATTTTAACAGAAAACGCAGTATACATTTTAGACACACTGAAGACTTTCAAACTTAAGCACAGGCTCCCTTATAAATCTATTGAAGAATTGGTGGTTACTGGAGAATcagataatttattaattatgaggATACCGCCTGAGTTGAAGAAGGACAAG GGTGATTTAATATTGGAAGTACCACATACAATAGAGGCGCTAACAAAAGCAATTGATATCACTAACAATCCAAATATTCTTAAAATTGTTAATACGGAGTC GGTCTCACATAAACTAGTCAGTGGAAAAGAAGGTGTAATTGAATTTAGAACTGGTACAACACCAGCTATTAGTAAAAACAGACAAAGTGGACATTTACTAGTG GTGGCATCTCCATAA
- the Myo61F gene encoding unconventional myosin 61F isoform X3, with translation MERGLHERDRVGVQDFVLLEDFQNENAFIDNLRKRFHEDLIYTYIGQVLVSVNPYKKLPIYNQETIQYYHRRNFFQAPPHIFALADTAYQSLLKENLDQCILISGESGSGKTEASKKVLEFIAAATGHKKQVEEVNDKLIGSNPVLEAFGNAKTDRNDNSSRFGKYMDIQFNFQGDPIGGNILNYLLEKSRVVHQFSGERNFHIFYQLLAGASEETLRDLYLKRNLDTYYYLSNGTKGTVDTIDDATQYQEVMKAMKTMEMSQHEQNDLFAIVASVLHMGNVGFTEKDGVAQILKPASVEAVASLLGCDLKQLAQAFTHRTIDARGDVVISPLNREFAIYARDALAKAVYDRLFTWLVTRLNKSLQSINDRRRKMVIGILDIYGFEIFQKNSFEQFCINYCNEKLQQLFIQLTLKSEQEEYLREGITWENIQYFNNKVICDLIEEKHKGIISLMDEECLRPGEPTDLSFLEKLNVNLNNHPHYISHMKADLQTQKVMGRDEFRLVHYAGDVTYNVRGFLEKNNDLLYRDLREVMSHTTNSIIKNVFDVKDLTSKKRPDTAITQFKNSLNNLVEILMDKEPSYIRCIKPNDYKMANQFKDKIVLHQVKYLGLMENLRVRRAGFAYRRPYEQFLQRYKSLCPQTWPNYHGPAKEGVQILVCFLGFEQDEYRMGNTKLFIRFPKTLFDTEDAFQMKKHEIAAIIQSKWKCIRTRRRFLNMRKAAIVFQKYIRRWLAKREAEKRKKAVITIRRFIEGFITRNGPPTEINVAFIELAKYQWLIKLSKTLPEGVLNNYWPPSPYACREASEHLRILYKRWKARKYRLALSREDKEQFELKILAESLFKGKKKSYPKSVGPRFQNDRLGAEHKALRQSFINNILPRDETIKYATPVIKYDRHGYKPRERVLILTENAVYILDTLKTFKLKHRLPYKSIEELVVTGESDNLLIMRIPPELKKDKGDLILEVPHTIEALTKAIDITNNPNILKIVNTESVSHKLVSGKEGVIEFRTGTTPAISKNRQSGHLLVVASP, from the exons ATGGAACGTGGTCTTCACGAACGTGATCGCGTCGGAGTCCAGGATTTTGTCCTCCTGGAGGATTTCCAGAACGAGAATGCGTTCATCGACAATCTGCGAAAACGTTTTCACGAGGATCTGATTTAT ACATACATTGGTCAAGTACTGGTATCTGTGAATCCTTACAAGAAATTGCCAATTTACAATCAAGAAACTATCCAGTACTATCATCGTAGAAACTTCTTCCAGGCTCCTCCacacat cttTGCACTCGCAGATACCGCTTATCAGTCCCTGTTGAAAGAAAATCTGGATCAGTGTATTCTCATCTCTG GCGAATCCGGTTCAGGAAAGACCGAAGCTTCGAAGAAGGTCCTGGAATTTATCGCAGCCGCGACCGGCCACAAGAAACAAGTGGAAGAAGTAAATGATAAATTGATCGGTAGCAATCCTGTACTCGAAGCATTCGGAAATGCGAAAACTGATCGCAATGATAATTCGTCCCGTTTCGGCAAGTACATGGATATCCAATTTAATTTCCAG GGAGATCCAATTGGTGGAAATATCTTGAATTATCTACTGGAGAAGTCAAGGGTGGTTCATCAATTTTCTGGTGAACGTAATTTCCACATCTTCTATCAATTATTAGCTGGAGCAAGTGAAGAGACTCTACGAGACTTGTATCTAAAGAGAAATTTGGATACATACTATTACCTGAGCAATGGG ACGAAAGGCACAGTAGATACTATTGATGACGCGACTCAATACCAGGAGGTAATGAAAGCAATGAAGACTATGGAAATGAGTCAGCATGAACAGAATGATTTATTCGCAATAGTCGCCTCCGTATTGCACATGGGAAATGTTGGATTCACCGAGAAAGATGGAGTCGCTCAAATTTTAAAGCCGGCTTCTGTTGAGGCTGTCGCCTCT CTACTGGGCTGCGACTTGAAGCAACTAGCGCAAGCTTTTACACACCGCACCATAGATGCTCGGGGTGACGTAGTCATTTCCCCGTTGAACAGAGAATTCGCAATCTATGCACGCGATGCATTAGCGAAAGCTGTGTATGACAGATTATTCACGTGGCTCGTGACCAGATTGAATAAATCATTGCAATCGATTAACGATCGACGACGCAAGATGGTCATAGGTATTCTGGACATTTATGGTTTCGAAATTTTCCAAAAGAACAG CTTTGAACAATTCTGTATAAATTACTGCAACGAGAAGTTACAACAGTTGTTCATTCAGTTAACGTTGAAATCGGAGCAAGAAGAGTATCTGAGGGAGGGAATAACTtgggaaaatattcaatattttaataacaaagttATTTGCGATTTGATTGAAGAAAAACATAAAG gaATTATATCTTTGATGGATGAGGAATGCCTTCGTCCTGGTGAACCAACTGATTTGAGCTTCCTGGAGAAGTTGAATGTAAATTTGAACAATCATCCCCATTACATAAGTCACATGAAAGCAGACTTACAAACGCAGAAAGTTATGGGACGAGAT GAGTTTAGATTGGTACATTATGCTGGCGACGTAACATACAATGTCCGTGGGTTcttggaaaaaaataatgatttgttaTATAGAGATTTACGTGAAGTAATGTCCCACACAACGAATTCGATCATCAAG AATGTGTTTGATGTAAAAGATTTGACCAGCAAGAAGCGACCAGATACAGCTATTACACAATTTAAAAACAGCTTAAATAATCTTGTGGAAATCCTTATGGACAAGGAACCTTCTTATATTCGTTGTATCAAACCCAACGATTACAAGATGGCCA ATCAATTCAAAGATAAGATTGTGCTGCACCAAGTAAAGTATTTAGGTCTTATGGAGAATCTACGAGTAAGGCGAGCTGGTTTCGCCTATAGAAGACCATACGAGCAGTTTTTGCAACGTTACAAATCCCTGTGTCCACAAACTTGGCCTAATTATCATGGTCCAGCTAAAGAAGGCGTTCAGATACTTGTATGTTTCCTTGGTTTTGAACAGGATGAATACAGGATGGGCAA CACAAAGCTGTTCATTCGATTCCCCAAAACGTTATTCGACACGGAAGACGCCTTTCAAATGAAGAAGCATGAGATAGCTGCTATTATTCAAAGTAAATGGAAATGTATACGGACAAGGCGAAGATTCTTAAACATGAGAAAAGCGGCGATAGTCTTCCAAAAATATATACGTCGATGGCTTGCTAAACGTGAggctgaaaaaagaaaaaaagcagtCATTACAATTAGAAG ATTTATTGAAGGATTTATTACCCGAAATGGACCACCAACTGAGATTAACGTGGCTTTTATCGAGttagcgaaatatcaatggttGATCAAGCTCTCTAAAACACTTCCAGAAGgtgttttgaataattattggCCCCCATCTCCATACGCATGTCGAGAA GCTTCTGAACACTTGCGAATTTTATACAAAAGATGGAAAGCAAGGAAATATAGATTAGCTTTGTCAAGAGAAGACAAGGAACAATTTGAGTTAAAGATTTTAGCTGAATCTCTAtttaaaggaaagaagaaatcaTATCCAAAAAGTGTGGGACCGAGATTCCAAAATGATAGACTCGGTGCTGAACATAAAGCATTAAGACAGAGTTTCATTAACAACATTCTTCCAAGGGATGAAACCATAAag TACGCGACTCCTGTTATTAAATACGATCGACATGGTTATAAACCCCGCGAGAGGGTATTAATTTTAACAGAAAACGCAGTATACATTTTAGACACACTGAAGACTTTCAAACTTAAGCACAGGCTCCCTTATAAATCTATTGAAGAATTGGTGGTTACTGGAGAATcagataatttattaattatgaggATACCGCCTGAGTTGAAGAAGGACAAG GGTGATTTAATATTGGAAGTACCACATACAATAGAGGCGCTAACAAAAGCAATTGATATCACTAACAATCCAAATATTCTTAAAATTGTTAATACGGAGTC GGTCTCACATAAACTAGTCAGTGGAAAAGAAGGTGTAATTGAATTTAGAACTGGTACAACACCAGCTATTAGTAAAAACAGACAAAGTGGACATTTACTAGTG GTGGCATCTCCATAA
- the LOC117605252 gene encoding uncharacterized protein LOC117605252 → MAQGKLKVKTKVPTSAKGKAKSNKNRKGLPIQRRNNAPIQPKKKKFEEAHKLKQMISKTVNRAMENELREKALGGKMSLVRKEPSTSQKK, encoded by the exons ATGGCTCAAGGGAAATTAAAAGTGAAAACTAAAGTACCCACATCGGCAAAAGGAAAAGCTAagagtaataaaaatagaaagggTCTTCCTATTCAGCGGCGGaaca ATGCACCTATACAgccaaaaaagaagaaatttgaaGAGGCACACAAATTGAAACAAATGATCAGTAAAACAGTTAATAGAGCAATGGAGAATGAACTGAGAGAAAAAGCTTTAGGTGGGAAAATGTCTCTTGTAAGAAAGGAACCTTCTACATCCCagaagaaataa
- the Myo61F gene encoding unconventional myosin 61F isoform X2: protein MGEEHAVSDTGGGVKDSGKAPEVPRTDHELRRKMERGLHERDRVGVQDFVLLEDFQNENAFIDNLRKRFHEDLIYTYIGQVLVSVNPYKKLPIYNQETIQYYHRRNFFQAPPHIFALADTAYQSLLKENLDQCILISGESGSGKTEASKKVLEFIAAATGHKKQVEEVNDKLIGSNPVLEAFGNAKTDRNDNSSRFGKYMDIQFNFQGDPIGGNILNYLLEKSRVVHQFSGERNFHIFYQLLAGASEETLRDLYLKRNLDTYYYLSNGTKGTVDTIDDATQYQEVMKAMKTMEMSQHEQNDLFAIVASVLHMGNVGFTEKDGVAQILKPASVEAVASLLGCDLKQLAQAFTHRTIDARGDVVISPLNREFAIYARDALAKAVYDRLFTWLVTRLNKSLQSINDRRRKMVIGILDIYGFEIFQKNSFEQFCINYCNEKLQQLFIQLTLKSEQEEYLREGITWENIQYFNNKVICDLIEEKHKGIISLMDEECLRPGEPTDLSFLEKLNVNLNNHPHYISHMKADLQTQKVMGRDEFRLVHYAGDVTYNVRGFLEKNNDLLYRDLREVMSHTTNSIIKNVFDVKDLTSKKRPDTAITQFKNSLNNLVEILMDKEPSYIRCIKPNDYKMANQFKDKIVLHQVKYLGLMENLRVRRAGFAYRRPYEQFLQRYKSLCPQTWPNYHGPAKEGVQILVCFLGFEQDEYRMGNTKLFIRFPKTLFDTEDAFQMKKHEIAAIIQSKWKCIRTRRRFLNMRKAAIVFQKYIRRWLAKREAEKRKKAVITIRRFIEGFITRNGPPTEINVAFIELAKYQWLIKLSKTLPEGVLNNYWPPSPYACREASEHLRILYKRWKARKYRLALSREDKEQFELKILAESLFKGKKKSYPKSVGPRFQNDRLGAEHKALRQSFINNILPRDETIKYATPVIKYDRHGYKPRERVLILTENAVYILDTLKTFKLKHRLPYKSIEELVVTGESDNLLIMRIPPELKKDKGDLILEVPHTIEALTKAIDITNNPNILKIVNTESVSHKLVSGKEGVIEFRTGTTPAISKNRQSGHLLVVASP from the exons ATGGG CGAGGAACACGCGGTATCCGACACTGGAGGTGGTGTAAAAGATTCCGGTAAAGCACCGGAAGTCCCCAGGACTGACCACGAGTTACGCAGAAAAATGGAACGTGGTCTTCACGAACGTGATCGCGTCGGAGTCCAGGATTTTGTCCTCCTGGAGGATTTCCAGAACGAGAATGCGTTCATCGACAATCTGCGAAAACGTTTTCACGAGGATCTGATTTAT ACATACATTGGTCAAGTACTGGTATCTGTGAATCCTTACAAGAAATTGCCAATTTACAATCAAGAAACTATCCAGTACTATCATCGTAGAAACTTCTTCCAGGCTCCTCCacacat cttTGCACTCGCAGATACCGCTTATCAGTCCCTGTTGAAAGAAAATCTGGATCAGTGTATTCTCATCTCTG GCGAATCCGGTTCAGGAAAGACCGAAGCTTCGAAGAAGGTCCTGGAATTTATCGCAGCCGCGACCGGCCACAAGAAACAAGTGGAAGAAGTAAATGATAAATTGATCGGTAGCAATCCTGTACTCGAAGCATTCGGAAATGCGAAAACTGATCGCAATGATAATTCGTCCCGTTTCGGCAAGTACATGGATATCCAATTTAATTTCCAG GGAGATCCAATTGGTGGAAATATCTTGAATTATCTACTGGAGAAGTCAAGGGTGGTTCATCAATTTTCTGGTGAACGTAATTTCCACATCTTCTATCAATTATTAGCTGGAGCAAGTGAAGAGACTCTACGAGACTTGTATCTAAAGAGAAATTTGGATACATACTATTACCTGAGCAATGGG ACGAAAGGCACAGTAGATACTATTGATGACGCGACTCAATACCAGGAGGTAATGAAAGCAATGAAGACTATGGAAATGAGTCAGCATGAACAGAATGATTTATTCGCAATAGTCGCCTCCGTATTGCACATGGGAAATGTTGGATTCACCGAGAAAGATGGAGTCGCTCAAATTTTAAAGCCGGCTTCTGTTGAGGCTGTCGCCTCT CTACTGGGCTGCGACTTGAAGCAACTAGCGCAAGCTTTTACACACCGCACCATAGATGCTCGGGGTGACGTAGTCATTTCCCCGTTGAACAGAGAATTCGCAATCTATGCACGCGATGCATTAGCGAAAGCTGTGTATGACAGATTATTCACGTGGCTCGTGACCAGATTGAATAAATCATTGCAATCGATTAACGATCGACGACGCAAGATGGTCATAGGTATTCTGGACATTTATGGTTTCGAAATTTTCCAAAAGAACAG CTTTGAACAATTCTGTATAAATTACTGCAACGAGAAGTTACAACAGTTGTTCATTCAGTTAACGTTGAAATCGGAGCAAGAAGAGTATCTGAGGGAGGGAATAACTtgggaaaatattcaatattttaataacaaagttATTTGCGATTTGATTGAAGAAAAACATAAAG gaATTATATCTTTGATGGATGAGGAATGCCTTCGTCCTGGTGAACCAACTGATTTGAGCTTCCTGGAGAAGTTGAATGTAAATTTGAACAATCATCCCCATTACATAAGTCACATGAAAGCAGACTTACAAACGCAGAAAGTTATGGGACGAGAT GAGTTTAGATTGGTACATTATGCTGGCGACGTAACATACAATGTCCGTGGGTTcttggaaaaaaataatgatttgttaTATAGAGATTTACGTGAAGTAATGTCCCACACAACGAATTCGATCATCAAG AATGTGTTTGATGTAAAAGATTTGACCAGCAAGAAGCGACCAGATACAGCTATTACACAATTTAAAAACAGCTTAAATAATCTTGTGGAAATCCTTATGGACAAGGAACCTTCTTATATTCGTTGTATCAAACCCAACGATTACAAGATGGCCA ATCAATTCAAAGATAAGATTGTGCTGCACCAAGTAAAGTATTTAGGTCTTATGGAGAATCTACGAGTAAGGCGAGCTGGTTTCGCCTATAGAAGACCATACGAGCAGTTTTTGCAACGTTACAAATCCCTGTGTCCACAAACTTGGCCTAATTATCATGGTCCAGCTAAAGAAGGCGTTCAGATACTTGTATGTTTCCTTGGTTTTGAACAGGATGAATACAGGATGGGCAA CACAAAGCTGTTCATTCGATTCCCCAAAACGTTATTCGACACGGAAGACGCCTTTCAAATGAAGAAGCATGAGATAGCTGCTATTATTCAAAGTAAATGGAAATGTATACGGACAAGGCGAAGATTCTTAAACATGAGAAAAGCGGCGATAGTCTTCCAAAAATATATACGTCGATGGCTTGCTAAACGTGAggctgaaaaaagaaaaaaagcagtCATTACAATTAGAAG ATTTATTGAAGGATTTATTACCCGAAATGGACCACCAACTGAGATTAACGTGGCTTTTATCGAGttagcgaaatatcaatggttGATCAAGCTCTCTAAAACACTTCCAGAAGgtgttttgaataattattggCCCCCATCTCCATACGCATGTCGAGAA GCTTCTGAACACTTGCGAATTTTATACAAAAGATGGAAAGCAAGGAAATATAGATTAGCTTTGTCAAGAGAAGACAAGGAACAATTTGAGTTAAAGATTTTAGCTGAATCTCTAtttaaaggaaagaagaaatcaTATCCAAAAAGTGTGGGACCGAGATTCCAAAATGATAGACTCGGTGCTGAACATAAAGCATTAAGACAGAGTTTCATTAACAACATTCTTCCAAGGGATGAAACCATAAag TACGCGACTCCTGTTATTAAATACGATCGACATGGTTATAAACCCCGCGAGAGGGTATTAATTTTAACAGAAAACGCAGTATACATTTTAGACACACTGAAGACTTTCAAACTTAAGCACAGGCTCCCTTATAAATCTATTGAAGAATTGGTGGTTACTGGAGAATcagataatttattaattatgaggATACCGCCTGAGTTGAAGAAGGACAAG GGTGATTTAATATTGGAAGTACCACATACAATAGAGGCGCTAACAAAAGCAATTGATATCACTAACAATCCAAATATTCTTAAAATTGTTAATACGGAGTC GGTCTCACATAAACTAGTCAGTGGAAAAGAAGGTGTAATTGAATTTAGAACTGGTACAACACCAGCTATTAGTAAAAACAGACAAAGTGGACATTTACTAGTG GTGGCATCTCCATAA
- the LOC117605309 gene encoding peroxisomal membrane protein 2, whose amino-acid sequence MALSKPTNFILHLTSAYFERLYNSPLKTKAITSCIIATLGNFISQKISGVKRLNQDSLLAFALFGLLFGGPAPHYFYTFMQPLLKNPLILLLVERLLYTPCYQALALYMIALFEGNTYEDSYKQLKKLYLPVLTANLKYITLLQYLNLKYVPPLLRVLVVNLIGFFWAIYLAQQRSKQSTGK is encoded by the exons ATGGCACTATCTAAACCAACGAATTTCATACTTCATCTTACTAGTGCTTATTTCGAGCGTCTTTATAATAGCCCATTAAAAACTAAAGCAATCACCAG TTGCATAATCGCCACTCTCGGAAATTTTATATCGCAAAAGATTTCTGGAGTAAAACGTCTTAATCAAGATAGCTTACTTGCCTTTGCTCTCTTTGG attaCTTTTTGGAGGACCTGCCCCACATTACTTTTATACTTTTATGCAACCATTACTAAAGAATCCTCTTATACTTTTATTGGTAGAGAGATTGTTATATACACCATGTTATCAAGCATTAGCATTATATATGATAGCTTTGTTTGAG GGTAACACATATGAGGATTCTTACAAACAACTGAAAAAGTTGTACTTGCCTGTACTTACTGCCAACTTGAAATACATAACATTGTTACAGTATCTGAATTTGAAGTATGTTCCACCATTG TTACGTGTTCTGGTGGTAAATTTAATTGGTTTCTTCTGGGCCATATACCTTGCACAACAGAGATCCAAGCAATCAACAGGAAAATAA